The DNA window CCTGCTGCGGGATGGAGATGTCGTGGTCTTCAAGCAGGGAGAGCTTCCACGCCTGCGTGTCAGGGTGGTCGACTTCGAAGACCTGTACCTGCGGGAAGGGATTGCGATAGGCGAAGGTGTCGAGGCCTGCGCCGAGGAGAACGTATTGCCGCGCACCTTCATAGACAGCAGCAGTGAGCATGTCTTCCGCGAAGCGGCTGCGGGCCACCAGGAATGCGCGCAGGCTGATGGAGTGGGGACGGTCGGGGGCACGCAGGCCCTCTGCGTCCCAGTTGCTGCTGTTGGAGAGGCCGAGGATGCGAAGTGCCAGTGGGTCGTCAAAGACCAGGGGTTGATCAAAGACCTGGTGGGCGGCACGACGCAGCGCCACGCGCCAGGCCGTGCGGGAGGGGGTTCCTTCACGCATGATTCCATTGCAACACAGTGGAGACGAGACATCCCCGGCCCTGCATGGAAGCAGAGCCGGGGTGACTTGTTGCCTCTTTTACTGGACTACTAATGTGACCGTGGTGGTGGCGGTGATGCTGGCTGCACCGTTGGATGGAACGCCTGTGGCCGTGATGGTGAGGGGATAGCTGCCCTTCGCTGCGGTTGTGCCGCTGGTCGAGGTGGTACTGCTGCTGCCGCCGCAACCGGACAGGCCGATGGCTGCTGCAGAGAGCAGTACAAGCAGCAGCGTCACAGGACGGATACGTTTCCGCAGGAAAAATGCTCCTACGAATCCAGCCGCAAGAACGGCTACGCCACCGCGCTGCCAAGGACCATGTGCGGGCAGCGAGGAGGACGCAAACTTTGAACTCACCGACGTGGCGCTGGCCGAGGCGCAGCTTGCCGAGGAGGTGTACAAGGTGAGGGTGGACGTGGCCGATGCGTTGGCCGCGACGGTGGCCGATGGCAGGCTATAGCAACCGGTGAGAGAGGCGGTCGTGCTTACCTTGAAGGAAACTGTTCCGGCGAAGCCAGTGCTGGCAATGGTGAGGACGTCTGTGCCGGTGCTGCCGCTGGTCACGGTAAGAGTGGACGCCGCGGGGGTAAGAGCAATGCTAGTGACAGTGGCCGTAGAGGTGACAGTGAGGTTAATGGTGCTGCTGGCGCTGTAGTAGTTTGTATCGCCGGCATACAGCGCGGTGGCAGAGTGAATGCAGGTGCTGGCTGTGGTTGTGGTACAGGCCGGCACCGTGTAGGTGTAAGTGTTGCTGCTCGCGGCCGATGTGAAGGTAGTAACGCTGGTGCCGTCGATGGACAGCACTACGGAACCGGTAGGCGTGGAGCCAGAGCCGCCGACCGTGACGGTCAAAAGATCCGTGGTGCCACCCGCGGGCGTACTATTGCCCGCGCTGAGGCTTACGGTAGGTGTCAGCTTTCCGCTGGTGCCGGTGGAGGACTTGAGTGCCGTGGCCAGGCCGCTGGCATCGAGCGAACCAAGACCGGTGACCATGTCATAGCCTGTACCGGCGCTGTAGCCCATGGTGCCGCTGGCGCTGGCACTGGTGGAAGAGCAGCCAGTCGTGCCTCCCTTGCAGGTTACGGCGTTGTTGCCGGTGGTGATGTCGTGGAAGACGCTGGTGCTGCTGCTGCCAGCGGCTAATGTGTAGAGCTTGGTGTTGATGTTGCCAAGGCCACCGGTGTTTCCAGTGGCCTGCTCAACGATAGCCAGCATCGCAGCAAAGTTTGGCGCGGCTGCCGATGTGCCTCCGTAGATCCAAGCACCGGAAGAATTCCCGAAGGTCGAACCATTCGTGCATTGATAGGTTCCGACAACGCAGACGAGATATCCGTTGGTCTGTGCGGAGGATGGAAAAGCGACGTCGGGTACGTCACGGTGTGCGTCTGAAAGAACCCCTGTTCCGGCTTGCCAGGAAGGTTTTCCGAAGATTGCGCTGGCGCCGCCGCCGCTGGCAGAAAGTGATCCGACCACAGCAGAGTCATTCCATGCGGTTTCCGGTATGTATCCCACAGCGGAGCCGCCGTAGCTGTTATTGGGGGAACTCCAATACTGGGAGGTGGTTCCGGTCAGCGTGGTTCCTCCGACCGCCGTTACATTCGGTGATGATGCCGGATAGGAGACGGATAGTCCGCCCTGCGCGACGGCAACGACGCCAGCGCTGTTAGGCGTTTCGCATGCAGTCGGGCCCCAGTCACCCGAGGAAACGAGGATGGTCTGGCCCTGACTACTCGCCTGCGCCAGCACGGGCTCAAGCACTGTGGTGGCATAAGAGGAAGCTTCGTTCTCGCAAGCTCCGTAACTCAATGTGAGGATGGGCGCCAGATTGTTGGTGATGGCGTAGATCATTGCTGTAAAGACGCCATTGTTTGTGGTGGCTGTACTGGTACCGGTGTAAATAAAAAGCACCTGCGCCCCAGGTGCGGAGCCACTGGCATACTCCAGATCTAACTCGCTCTCCTGTTCATCACTCGCGCTCAATTGGCCTGAACTGCCGGTGTTCGGCACCAAGACCATAGTGGGAAGCTTCTGTGTCTGCCCGGTGAGTTGCTGGAAATAAGTAAGCTGCGCCGAGGTAACGGAGGACTGACCGATGACGCCGATCTTGATTCCCGTGCCGTCATAACCTTGGGAAATCAAGGTGTTCATGCCAAAAATCTGCCGGAAATCCCATGGCACCAGATAGTGCGAGCCTGAAGTAGCTGTATATAAGGGAGAGACAAGCGGTGACTTCTGGATGGGCTGGATGTGGTAGCTGCTGATGCCGGTGATGCCGCTGACCACGCCTGCCAGGGACTGCGGCAGGCTGATGGCGGTGCTGTTCTCAAAGTAGTCCTGGTCGGCGCGGTGGAAGCGCTGCAGGGTGGTGGTGAAGGCGCTCTCCACTGCCGATGCGGTGCCGGAGAAGACGATGCGGTTGCGGCTGGGCGCTACCTCGTCCACGGTAAAACCCTTGGACGAGAGCCAGTCTTTTACGATGCTGAGGTCAGCATCGGACAGACCGAATTGTTCGCCAAAGGTCTGCGGTGTGAGCCACTTGTGATATTGCGGCGAAGACGGGTTCTGCTGATCCACGAGCAGTTGTTGCAAGGCGGCGGCCTGCGCATCGGTCGGCTTCAGAACCAGCGACATGCCGGTGAGCTGGGTTTCGCCGCCGAGGTGGCCCAGAACGGAGGCCGTCTTGACGCGCGGCGAGACGGTGGCTGGCAGCGAGACGCGGGGGTCTGACGACGAGGGCAGCGAATATAACCGTCGCGCTACCTGGCCTGCTGCAAGTGCGGGAAACACAGCTGCGGCGAACAAAACCACAGCGGCGATCACGCTGCGGAAACGGCGGGGGAAGGCTGAGGCATGCGTCATTGAGGGACCTTGGTTCTGGTTCAAGTGGCTAAATTCAAGCACAAAATGGGATACCGGGCAGAATCGCACGGTCTGCGGACATCCCGTTGGACGGTAATTCTATGCAGCAGTAAACACTGGCCGCCGGCATTTGTCGCCCGGAAAGGCGATGCAGGCATTGAGAAATGAACCAGTTTGGGAACTGGCTTATGCCGTCATCCAGGTAAATGCGCGGTCCAGATAGGCCTTGGTGTCCTTGCGTGAGACCACGGCGTCAAGGAAGCCGTGCTGCAGCAGAAACTCAGACCGCTGGAAGCCCTCAGGCAGCTTCTGCCGGATGGTCTGCTCGATGACGCGGGGGCCAGCGAAGCCGATCAGGGCTCCGGGCTCTGCGATGTTGAGATCGCCGAGCATGGCGAAGGATGCGGTGACGCCGCCGGTGGTGGGGTCGGTCATGAGGCTGATGTAGGGAATCTTCTCGTCTGCGAGGCGGCCCAGCGCGGTTGAGATTTTGGCAAGCTG is part of the Terriglobus sp. RCC_193 genome and encodes:
- a CDS encoding protease pro-enzyme activation domain-containing protein yields the protein MTHASAFPRRFRSVIAAVVLFAAAVFPALAAGQVARRLYSLPSSSDPRVSLPATVSPRVKTASVLGHLGGETQLTGMSLVLKPTDAQAAALQQLLVDQQNPSSPQYHKWLTPQTFGEQFGLSDADLSIVKDWLSSKGFTVDEVAPSRNRIVFSGTASAVESAFTTTLQRFHRADQDYFENSTAISLPQSLAGVVSGITGISSYHIQPIQKSPLVSPLYTATSGSHYLVPWDFRQIFGMNTLISQGYDGTGIKIGVIGQSSVTSAQLTYFQQLTGQTQKLPTMVLVPNTGSSGQLSASDEQESELDLEYASGSAPGAQVLFIYTGTSTATTNNGVFTAMIYAITNNLAPILTLSYGACENEASSYATTVLEPVLAQASSQGQTILVSSGDWGPTACETPNSAGVVAVAQGGLSVSYPASSPNVTAVGGTTLTGTTSQYWSSPNNSYGGSAVGYIPETAWNDSAVVGSLSASGGGASAIFGKPSWQAGTGVLSDAHRDVPDVAFPSSAQTNGYLVCVVGTYQCTNGSTFGNSSGAWIYGGTSAAAPNFAAMLAIVEQATGNTGGLGNINTKLYTLAAGSSSTSVFHDITTGNNAVTCKGGTTGCSSTSASASGTMGYSAGTGYDMVTGLGSLDASGLATALKSSTGTSGKLTPTVSLSAGNSTPAGGTTDLLTVTVGGSGSTPTGSVVLSIDGTSVTTFTSAASSNTYTYTVPACTTTTASTCIHSATALYAGDTNYYSASSTINLTVTSTATVTSIALTPAASTLTVTSGSTGTDVLTIASTGFAGTVSFKVSTTASLTGCYSLPSATVAANASATSTLTLYTSSASCASASATSVSSKFASSSLPAHGPWQRGGVAVLAAGFVGAFFLRKRIRPVTLLLVLLSAAAIGLSGCGGSSSTTSTSGTTAAKGSYPLTITATGVPSNGAASITATTTVTLVVQ